From the genome of Raphanus sativus cultivar WK10039 unplaced genomic scaffold, ASM80110v3 Scaffold2270, whole genome shotgun sequence:
TACTTCTATAGACCCTTTAAAttgcttttattttataaaatagattatgATTAagattttatacataaatataattaaaaataaacacaaatataattattaaaaaatacaaatatgaaaaaaaaaatgaaaaaaactaaaacaaaaaatatacccgcccttcgaaagggcgggtcaaaatctagtatacaattaaaatttatagCCATGAGGATAATATTAACACAAACTAATAACGATCAAGAGAATCAAAAACCTCTATTACactagaacctctataaattaataatgttgggactttaaaattatattaatttatagagatattaatttaatgTTTGGCGGTTAACCTAAGATACACCCCAAGAATATCAAAAACTCTGTTAAAAAATAGGAAACAAAGAAACTCACCGACTCTTCCCTAGATCTAATTAagttaatttgattaaaaaagtTGGTGTAGCGTCTAATTATGGAATCAAACAACGAGGAGAAAATATCAAACCTCAACTTCAAAATGAGGGTAAATCCACTTACCATAATTAACCTCAAAGTCGTCGGATATCCCACGATATTAAGAGTGTCGCttaactgaaaaaaacaaaatatttgaaagaaaaaaaaaaggaaatcagGGATAACTTGACGATTCCCATAGCATAAATATTAACAGAGACAACAAAATGACGGAGTAATTTACAAGAAGATTAGGGTTTTGGACTCGGCTTATGATAAAACTGTAGCGGTTTTTGCTTGTAGCTATATATAGCATATAGCCATATATGTCGGCCCTTTTTAATCCTTTTTGTGTTAGGATAATGATTATCGAAACTCATGATTATCTTTAGTGAATTACATATAGAAACTAAAGAGGCTTTATGCCATACTAAACAACCCACCAAGGCCCAAAACTTATCACAGACGCAAACACACACAGATACAAAATCAGGCTAAGGAACAAAACTTTTAATCCGTTTGTAACGGGTTCAGCTTTGAGGACAAGCTTGATTGCCTTCTCGTCTTTCGAACTCATAACAAGGTCTACAAAATATGCACATTTTGGATAAAACCCTTTTCACCAATATACCTAATTAACGACTTCTTACCCACCATTACCAACATCACTCGTGAAAATGGCAATGTTATGCTACGCAGAGGGCCGAGttcattttgaaaaataaatacaatgtTATATGTTGCTCGTTATTCGTTCTTAATGCTAGACAACTTCAacgatttctttttttttttactatagtCTGACTGATGATTATATTTCTCTATATGTGTTACTTTTTTACGCTAGTCATTTGCCTATATGATATAGTATCtggagaaaaaataatttagctCGCCTTAACATGCGCATCCATGAAAAATCATATACAATAGATTTGACTGTAATATAACAGAAAAGAATAAGTTTATACattaaaccataaaaaaaatgCAACAGACCAAGAATCGTAGATGGAAAAAAGGGATACATGTGTATAGAGATATGCATACACCGATAATTAATTTAACATAAAGTCCTCAAATGTAAAATTATCGGGAAACCCAAAGTCGAAGAAACTGCTGGAGTTGGCTCCTGCCTCAATACTATTTTGTTGTGGCGTTGACATAAGTGACTCTAAGTCAAAACTCTCTGACAAAGGTGGCAATAGATCTGCATGACCCTCTACTCTTGCGTTCACAGGATCGAAATATGTAGCTTCGTTGTTTGATGGAGTTGTACATTCGGCTTGTGGCTGAGAGTCTTGAGACGATACCGATGTGATTGGAGTTTGAATATTCTGGTCGAGGTTCGGTTCGTGAATTGGATTAAAGTTTTGGAGTGGTTGTTGAGGGGGTAAGAGAAGAGAAGCCAGCCTCAATACATCAGGATGAAGCAGAGACGATGCATGTGTTGCAACTGATGAAAAGTTGGGTTGATTGATAAGTACGGCTAAAAGTGAGGAAATATAAAGAAGATCAAAGCGTGGGGAGTGAGTAACAGGGTCGATGCCACTCCTTACAAGTCGCTTGCGGATGTGAGTATTCCAATggttttttatttcattatcGGTCCTTCCCGGTAAACGAGCTGCTATTGCGGACCACCTATAAACCATAAAAAGAATTAGTGATGCATGATTAATACATAGTTTatgttatattaaatgataGGTCAATGCATATGATAATATTTTAGTAGAGTTGATGGCCTAACTATTGAAATGTACTGTCCGCATGCATATGCATACGTACACCATCGcttttttcattaattaaaccATCAAATTTGCAACTAATGAATCTCAAaaactaagtttttttttttttgataatccagggTTCCCCGCTTAGCGGGTCATTCCCTGGACCCGGTCAGGCAGCGGTCAACTTCATCCGGGAGGGTATTAACCTAGGCCGAGGCCCAGTACCACTAATAGTGACATGGAAGAGACAGTTCACCTCCGGCTGGCATCGAACCCGGGAGCATGACAATTGGCCCCCGAAGCTCTAACCAGTAGAGCTACCTCATCCCGTCAAAAACTAAGTTATGATGTAAATGAGGCTTACTTGTTTCCCATAACACTGTGTAGCTGAATGATAGTTTCTTCTTCCTCGAAGGAAAATCTTCCTCTCTTGATGTCCGGTCTTAGATAATTGGTCCAACGAAGACGACAGCTTTTTCCACACCGTTGGAGTCCTTTAAGATGAACAGTACGAATTATAAGTGTTTGGTTATAGATGGAACATAACCTATTAGGAGAAAAGTATACATAATAAATCTTTTGATTAAGTTCATGTATACTTACCGGCATTTTTAGGGAGGGTACGCCAATTGCCAGGACCATAAAATCGAATATAATCGATGAGTTTCTGATCCTCCTCAGACGTCCATGGTCCCTTCTTCACTCCATTCTTGTCACAACACGGTGATCTTCCCATCTTTATTTGGTAATTTTGAAAAGGGTATATATGTACACCGATCGACGCTAGGGTTCACTAATAGTTTGGTTCTCTTATTGAACGATCGAAGAGCCAAAAGGAGTTTcttaaatatgaaaaagaagAGTTAAGTTTTATAAATGTCAATGCGCAGGGTGCACTCATACCTTCTCCATTTCATTCGTTTATATAGAGGGATGTGAATGCAAATCACTTAATTAACCTGGATGAGCCAAGGTCAATTCCATTTGGCATGGGCCTTAAGTGCCAAGTGTCCCCTCCGAGTCacaatattatatacaaaagcAAATAAGACCGTATATATTATCGCctattgttttaatattttttattctagaaGCGAGATCCATGTGATAGTATATgctgtatttttttcttgtcagcGTATATGATGTATATATGCACTGCATTTTACATTAATTTTCATGTAAGTTGgattctgtcttttttttttttgcaaagagTTTTCATTGGATTCTGTCATATTTCATGAATGTACTTTTGGAGTGAATATAACGTACTTCTGTTCATAGAAAAGTAATTCGACTAAGAGATTAAAATAGACCTTGTGGGGGTAACCATTCGGCTGTGAGTAATTTTGTTCACCTTAATGCCTTGGTGAAAATCAGAGTTAAGAACATTGATGACTTTTCATGTTATATATTGTTCAGTTGACTTTACATGAATGTttgatttaaacaaaaaaaaactaaaaagtacGAGAATATATGTTACTTTGAATTTTGAGACCAAAAGCGTTGAGTTTCAATGGGTGAGAGAGTGAGGACGGTAAAGTAGTTGGATACTCTCATCAAATACGCataaatctttttcaaataaCGTGTTAATGTCATGTGCCTTGTGCTGTCAAAATTGATAATGAGAAGAATTACAAATTAACTTTTTACTTCATGCAACTCCAAGTACAATACTAACATAGATTGCTTGTGAAAGGGTCTCTCCGAACAAGCCATCCACGTTGacactattaaaaaaaagatttgaaaatgCACATCAATTGAagcttttttgttt
Proteins encoded in this window:
- the LOC108852671 gene encoding transcription factor MYB41-like; the encoded protein is MGRSPCCDKNGVKKGPWTSEEDQKLIDYIRFYGPGNWRTLPKNAGLQRCGKSCRLRWTNYLRPDIKRGRFSFEEEETIIQLHSVMGNKWSAIAARLPGRTDNEIKNHWNTHIRKRLVRSGIDPVTHSPRFDLLYISSLLAVLINQPNFSSVATHASSLLHPDVLRLASLLLPPQQPLQNFNPIHEPNLDQNIQTPITSVSSQDSQPQAECTTPSNNEATYFDPVNARVEGHADLLPPLSESFDLESLMSTPQQNSIEAGANSSSFFDFGFPDNFTFEDFMLN